DNA sequence from the Vibrio ishigakensis genome:
CGACATAAGCGGTGTGTGCAGTGCGTGCGTAACGTTCCAAACCACGTAGTAGCCAACGATACAAGCCAGTACGAATACAGTGAAGTGCGCCAAGAATGCAGCAGGCGCAACCGAGGCAACCCAACCAAAGGCAGCAACACCGGCTGCTACACCAATGATCTTCTTAACTGGAGAAGTCGGCTCTTCAGGCTTCTTCTCTTCTACCTTAGCTTCTTGTTTAGGAGCCGCTGGCTGCGCTGAAACCTGGATTGGTGGCGCTGGCCAAGTAATCTCGCCCTCTTTAACCACAGTCACACCGCGAATAACCACATCTTCAAAATCGATGTCGATATTGCCGTCTTTCTCTTTACACAGAAGCTTAAGAAGGTTGACCAAGTTAGTTGCGTATAGCTGAGACGATTGAGTTGGAAGACGGCCCACCATGTCGGTATAACCGACAATCTTAACGCCGTTGTCTGTAGTAATTACCTTGTCAGCCACTGTGTAATCACAGTTACCACCGTTAGCCGCAGCAAGGTCCACAACCACGCTGCCCGGCTTCATTGAATCCACCATCTCTTTGGTGATCAACTTCGGTGCTGGACGACCTGGGATCAATGCCGTGGTGATGATGATATCAACGTCTTTCGCTTGTTCTGCGTAAAGCTCTTCCGCTTTCTTGTTAAATTCATCAGACATCTCTTTTGCGTAGCCATCGCCACTGCCACTTTGCTCTTGGAAATCTATCTCCAAGAACTCAGCGCCCATCGACTCAACCTGCTCTTTTACTTCAGGGCGAACGTCGAACGAGCGAACGATAGCACCAAGGCTACCAGCAGCACCGATTGCAGCAAGACCAGCAACACCTGCACCTGCAACCAGCACTTTCGCTGGCGGCACCTTACCTGCGGCGGTGATTTGGCCTGTGAAGAAGCGACCAAACTCATGTGCCGCTTCCACGACCGCACGATAGCCAGCTATGTTAGCCATTGAGCTAAGTGCATCTAGAGCCTGAGCACGAGAGATACGAGGAACCGCATCCATTGCCATTACATTGATATTTTTAGTGGTTAGCTTTTCCATCAGCTCTGGGTTTTGAGCCGGCCAGATAAAGCTCACTAGTGTAGCTCCCTCTTTGATAGCTTCAATCTCGCTATCAGTAGGCGCATTGACCTTCAAAATAAGGTCTGATTGCCAAATCTCATCCGCTGCAACTAGCATTGCGCCAGCAGCTTCAAAGGCGGCATCATCAAAACTGGCAAGTGCGCCAGCGCTATTTTCTACCTTGATGTCAAAGCCCAGTTTGATCAGTTGCTCCACCGACTTGGGTGAAGCAGCGACTCTGGTCTCTCCATCGAGTACTTCTCTCGGTACACCGATAATCATTAGTGCATACTCCTTGTATACAAATCACAAAATTCCTGTGGACTGTTCTATCGCTACCCCTAAACTGCAGGTATCAAAACAAACGTGTGATAAATCAATCACTTTACAGTCGATTTTGCACCTCGACTGTATAAAAAACTATGAATTGTCTCCCCTTAAAAGGTCTAACCAGCGTTAGTTGAACAGAGACTCGCCCATTTGGTCGATTAGCATTTGCGCTTTTTTAAGCATCAGCTCTTTGGCGTCGGCTTCACTGATCAAAAGATCGGAGCGAATAAAGCGGTGTGTTTTCATCTCTTCACCCTCACCGAGGGTGATTCGACCAGCAATGCGATACTGACCATTTTCCGCAATAGGTTCAGCGTAAATGAGGTAACCTTTGTACTCTTCCGGCTCAACCTCGACCGCCTTCTGCTCTTTACTGCCACCAAATAAACGGCTTAACCAACCCATAATTTTTTCCTTCAATAAAATAAATCTCTATTCAACTAAATCTAAGGGATAGCGAAGGCAATGGCGAGATTTAACTGCAAATGTTTGATCAACATATACAAATTTTTGATGACAGATTGTGACTGGCGCAAAAAAGCATCGAATAGCATTTGGATTAAAGGGCGTTTGAATAAAAAACGTACAGAAACAGCAGCAAGAAAGTTAATTAAACACGCTTTTATGAATTACTAATAATGGGATTTAGAACGTTAGTTTTGTGTTGGAAAAGTTAACTTAAATTGTTACCGTACAGCATTCTTTTCGATAGATAGAGTCACTATGAAAATTAAGAAAGGTTTTACACTGATCGAGCTCATTATCGCATTAGTGATTCTGGCTATCCTTTCTGCAATCGCA
Encoded proteins:
- the pntA gene encoding Re/Si-specific NAD(P)(+) transhydrogenase subunit alpha, with protein sequence MIIGVPREVLDGETRVAASPKSVEQLIKLGFDIKVENSAGALASFDDAAFEAAGAMLVAADEIWQSDLILKVNAPTDSEIEAIKEGATLVSFIWPAQNPELMEKLTTKNINVMAMDAVPRISRAQALDALSSMANIAGYRAVVEAAHEFGRFFTGQITAAGKVPPAKVLVAGAGVAGLAAIGAAGSLGAIVRSFDVRPEVKEQVESMGAEFLEIDFQEQSGSGDGYAKEMSDEFNKKAEELYAEQAKDVDIIITTALIPGRPAPKLITKEMVDSMKPGSVVVDLAAANGGNCDYTVADKVITTDNGVKIVGYTDMVGRLPTQSSQLYATNLVNLLKLLCKEKDGNIDIDFEDVVIRGVTVVKEGEITWPAPPIQVSAQPAAPKQEAKVEEKKPEEPTSPVKKIIGVAAGVAAFGWVASVAPAAFLAHFTVFVLACIVGYYVVWNVTHALHTPLMSVTNAISGIIIVGALLQIGQGHGFVSFLAFIAVLIASINIFGGFTVTKRMLEMFRKD
- a CDS encoding HlyU family transcriptional regulator, which encodes MGWLSRLFGGSKEQKAVEVEPEEYKGYLIYAEPIAENGQYRIAGRITLGEGEEMKTHRFIRSDLLISEADAKELMLKKAQMLIDQMGESLFN